From the genome of Triticum aestivum cultivar Chinese Spring chromosome 3B, IWGSC CS RefSeq v2.1, whole genome shotgun sequence, one region includes:
- the LOC123071888 gene encoding endoribonuclease Dicer homolog 3a isoform X2 has protein sequence MAEAEPESAPGRGGGGAGEDAMDATGPAPAEAAPATVPDVNMNPLKRPSESCAQGDEAESLKRQKTESQVFTPRRYQLDVFEVAKARNTIAMLDTGAGKTMIAVMLMKEFGEKIDKSNNNGKIIFLAPTVQLVTQQCEVIKTHTDFEVELYCGASGVDHWTPQRWKEKVSKSQVMVMIPDVLLSALGKAFLSLDMVSLMIFDECHRATGKHPYSRIMKDYYHQSDHKPKVFGMTASPVIRKGVSSNLDCEVQFTELEKLLNAKIYAVADRAEIELCAPSAKEVDRYYDPKTVCFKDLSEELGFLHSEYDALITTLQNKPNYQNKESDEIAKESRRRLSNSSAKILYCIDDIGLLCASEATKIYIERGQRKGWLKKASDATNIQSVANSSFLLAEISALHLKFFEDMSRIIDKHLQQGSNVLLNSESGCVEAIKTGYISPKLYELIQIFRSFSNCDHVRCLIFVDRKITARAMERTMKKIGHLSHFTFSSLTGGSSSVDALTPKMQKDTLDSFRSGKVNLLFTTDVAEEGIDVTDCSCVIRYDLPKTTRSYMQSRGRARQKDSQYMLMIERENVKQNNLISAILRSEKSMVETALNRDSEDLLPGFFPVEEKNEYLVGTTGAKVTAGSSVSVIAQYCDKLPGDKYDTTKPLFEFTNHGDGFVCTLTLPSSDMLPPLVGPKARSKKKAKQLVCLDACKQLHQLGVLTDSLCLSVEEPPLESVNKTDVLTSLAGVGTTKRKELHGTTRVCGLSGTWASERTAVKLQGYRMKFLCDQVGQKYSDFVLLIDKTIAHEAANLDIDLFLHDKMVKASVSPCGLFELDVQQIEQAKLFQALLFNGLFGKLFTGSKSSDVPWEFILNKDDTFIWNNPNMYLILPMDPTVESHDISGINWRVIDEAATAVKLLRKIYSEEKMNIQGILDFDQNDEDLIHLANTSCETHFLRNVVVLAVHTGKIYTALHVADLSATSTFDGVSDEKGTEFHTFAEYFEKKYGIVLRHPSQPLLVLKPSHRPHNILSSKLRDEGNGEKKKGGTSDITKANNRVHMPPELLIPLNFSDDILRTFYLFPSLMHRIETLMLASQLKSEISYDDSNVSSFLILEAITTLRCSEDFSMERLELLGDSVLKYVVSCHLFLKFPNMDEGQLTSSRVDIICNAALYGFGIEHKIQGYIRDAAFDPRRWLAPGQLSIHPVPCNCLVNSEVVTEDINVKVGQLCDKGHRWMCSKTISDCVEAIIGAYYVEGGLRAAMAVLKWLGINVEVEEELIGQFLSASVQTYLPKNDVIEKVEAKLGYAFLMKGLLLEALTHPSLQESAEGYSYERLEFLGDAVLDILLTRHLFYSHKDTDEGELTDLRSASVNNENFAQLAVKHKLYQFLQHSSGKLPENITEYVDSLENPSTDKLNLLSDAALRGPKVLGDVVESIAGAILIDRKLDLEVVWGIFKPLLSPIVTPEKLELPPFRELLEWCNKSGYFLGIKCTDGIKRTDGDKIEATLNVQLKETLLVRQGCGKSKKDAKAHAASMLLKDLEEEGLLVPKNASNTQQFQHHRNIFDAMDIQLSTPTRGKGSAGSKIAASLDKPVDWAVRMSKGGPRAGLYEFCKKLQWPAPNFDCAKVEQSTPTPQGQGFTFASTIKLHIPNSDVISLTGDCFADKKSAMDSAALLMLYELQRRGRLQVQEVHVS, from the exons ATGGCGGAGGCGGAACCGGAATCGGCGCCCGGACGCGGAGGGGGAGGGGCGGGCGAGGACGCGATGGACGCCACCGGCCCCGCGCCGGCGGAGGCCGCCCCCGCCACCGTCCCCGATG TTAACATGAACCCTCTCAAGAGGCCATCGGAGTCGTGTGCTCAAGGAGACGAAGCAGAGAGCCTGAAGCGGCAGAAGACAGAGTCTCAAGTTTTCACACCCAGAAG ATACCAGCTCGATGTCTTTGAGGTTGCCAAGGCGCGAAACACGATTGCAATGCTTGACACAGGAGCCGGGAAGACGATGATTGCCGTGATGCTCATGAAAGAGTTTGGGGAAAAGATCGACAAATCAAATAACAATGGGAAGATCATATTCCTTGCACCAACAGTTCAGCTCGTCACACAG CAATGCGAGGTGATTAAAACCCACACAGATTTTGAGGTCGAACTGTATTGCGGTGCCTCGGGGGTTGATCACTGGACGCCTCAGAGATGGAAAGAAAAAGTATCGAAATCTCAG GTCATGGTGATGATACCAGATGTGTTGCTAAGTGCTTTAGGCAAAGCTTTCTTGAGCTTGGACATGGTTAGTCTTATGATATTTGATGAGTGCCATCGTGCAACTGGCAAACACCCTTATTCGAGAATAATGAAG GACTACTATCACCAATCTGACCACAAGCCGAAGGTGTTTGGTATGACGGCCTCGCCTGTTATAAGAAAAG GTGTCTCTTCTAATCTGGATTGTGAAGTTCAGTTCACTGAACTGGAAAAGCTTCTAAATGCTAAG ATCTACGCTGTGGCTGATAGAGCAGAGATAGAGCTTTGCGCTCCTTCTGCAAAAGAAGTGGACAGATACTATGACCCAAAAACAGTTTGTTTCAAGGATTTGAGTGAAGAGTTGGGTTTTTTGCATTCTGAG TACGATGCGTTAATAACTACATTGCAGAATAAGCCTAACTACCAGAATAAAGAATCTGATGAAATAGCTAAAGAATCACGGAGGCGTCTATCCAATTCGTCAGCCAAAATCCTGTATTGCATCGATGATATTGGTCTTCTTTGTGCTAGTGAG GCCACCAAAATCTACATTGAAAGGGGTCAGAGAAAAGGTTGGCTGAAGAAAGCTTCTGATGCCACAAATATTCAAAGTGTTGCAAATAGCTCGTTCCTGCTTGCAGAAATTTCAGCACTTCATCTGAAGTTCTTTGAGGATATGTCACGTATAATTGACAAGCACCTCCAGCAAG GTAGCAATGTGCTTCTAAATTCTGAGAGTGGATGTGTGGAAGCAATTAAGACGGGTTATATTTCACCAAAGCTTTATGAACTCATCCAAATCTTCCGCTCTTTCAG TAACTGTGATCATGTCCGATGCCTCATTTTTGTGGATCGAAAGATCACTGCTAGAGCCATGGAACGGACAATGAAGAAAATTGGACACCTCTCACATTTTACATTTTCTTCTCTTACTGGAGGGAGTTCTTCAGTGGATGCTCTGACCCCTAAAATGCAAAAGGACACACTGGATTCATTTCGCTCCGGAAAG GTGAACTTACTATTTACTACGGATGTCGCGGAAGAGGGTATTGATGTCACAGACTGCTCGTGTGTAATAAGATATGATTTGCCAAAGACTACCCGTAGTTATATGCAGTCACGTGGACGAGCACGCCAGAAGGACTCTCAGTACATGCTAATGATTGAAAG GGAAAATGTTAAACAAAATAATTTGATATCTGCCATTTTGAGAAGCGAGAAGTCAATGGTTGAGACTGCTTTGAACAGAGATTCCGAGGATCTACTCCCTGGTTTCTTCCCAGttgaagaaaaaaatgaatacCTTGTAGGCACAACCGGAGCAAAAGTAACTGCTGGTTCTAGCGTTAGTGTTATCGCCCAATACTGTGACAAGCTTCCGGGAGACAA GTACGACACCACAAAACCTTTGTTTGAGTTCACGAACCACGGTGATGGTTTTGTGTGTACGTTAACACTACCATCTAGTGACATGTTGCCACCTTTGGTGGGTCCAAAAGCAAGAAGCAAGAAGAAAGCAAAACAGCTTGTTTGTCTTGATGCATGTAAGCAGCTGCATCAGCTAGGAGTACTCACTGACTCTCTTTGTCTATCTGTTGAAGAGCCACCACTGGAATCTGTGAACAAAACTGACGTTCTCACATCTTTGGCTGGTGTAG GTACAACCAAACGAAAGGAGCTACATGGTACAACTAGAGTATGTGGGTTGTCTGGTACCTGGGCATCAGAGAGAACTGCTGTTAAGCTTCAAGGCTACAGAATGAAATTTCTTTGTGACCAAGTTGGTCAGAAATACTCCGATTTTGTTCTGTTAATTGATAAAACTATAGCACATGAAGCTGCTAATTTGGATATTGATCTGTTTCTACATGACAAGATGGTGAAAGCTTCAGTCTCTCCTTGTGGCCTCTTTGAGTTGGATGTTCAACAG ATAGAGCAAGCAAAGCTATTTCAAGCACTTCTGTTCAATGGTTTGTTTGGAAAGTTGTTCACTGGATCAAAATCATCCGACGTTCCGTGGGAGTTTATTCTCAATAAAGACGACACGTTTATCTGGAATAATCCAAATATGTATTTGATTTTACCTATGGATCCTACTGTGGAGTCCCATGATATTTCAGGCATCAACTGGAGAGTGATAGATGAAGCCGCTACAGCTGTTAAGCTTTTGAGGAAGATttattctgaagaaaaaatgaacatacagggaatacttgattTCGACCAAAATGACGAAGATCTAATTCATTTGGCCAACACTTCATGTGAGACTCATTTCCTTAGAAATGTGGTAGTGCTGGCAGTCCACACAGGAAAGATATATACTGCTCTTCATGTTGCCGATCTATCTGCCACTAGCACATTTGATGGTGTATCAGATGAGAAAGGAACAGAGTTCCACACCTTTGCAGAATACTTTGAGAAGAA GTATGGCATAGTTCTTCGTCATCCCTCACAGCCACTACTAGTGCTGAAACCCAGTCATAGGCCTCACAACATTCTTTCCTCGAAGCTCAGAGATGAAG GTAACggtgagaagaaaaagggtggcaCATCAGATATAACTAAGGCAAACAACCGTGTTCACATGCCCCCAGAGTTGCTGATTCCCCTTAATTTTTCTGATGACATTTTAAGAACATTTTATTTGTTCCCATCTTTGATGCATCGTATAGAGACATTAATGCTAGCCAGTCAACTAAAGAGTGAAATTTCATATGACGATTCTAATGTATCAAGCTTTCTG ATTCTAGAAGCTATTACAACTCTTCGATGCTCTGAAGACTTCTCAATGGAGCGTCTGGAATTATTGGGAGATTCTGTGTTGAAGTATGTCGTTAGTTGTCACCTTTTCCTAAAATTTCCTAACATGGATGAGGGGCAGTTAACATCCAGTAGGGTTGATATAATATGTAATGCTGCACTTTATGGGTTTGGAATTGAACACAAAATACAG GGTTATATACGTGATGCTGCATTTGATCCTCGTCGATGGCTTGCACCAGGACAGCTCTCCATTCATCCTGTTCCTTGTAATTGCCTAGTAAATTCTGAGGTTGTCACTGAGGATATTAATGTGAAAGTAGGCCAGCTGTGTGATAAGGGACACAGATGGATGTGTTCCAAAACAATTTCTGATTGCGTCGAAGCTATAATCGGTGCATATTATGTAGAAGGTGGCTTAAGAGCAGCTATGGCTGTTCTCAAATGGTTGGGAATTAATGTTGAAGTTGAGGAAGAATTGATTGGTCAGTTCTTGAGTGCATCTGTGCAGACTTATCTTCCAAAAAATGATGTAATTGAAAAGGTTGAAGCAAAACTAGGCTATGCATTTTTGATGAAAGGTCTTCTGCTAGAAGCTCTTACCCACCCATCACTGCAAGAATCAGCAGAAGGATATTCCTACGAG CGTCTGGAGTTCCTTGGTGATGCTGTCCTGGATATTCTCTTAACACGACATCTTTTCTATAGTCATAAAGACACCGATGAGGGGGAGCTGACAGATTTACGGTCTGCATCAGTAAacaatgaaaattttgcacaactCGCAGTGAAGCATAAGTTATATCAGTTTCTCCAGCATTCTTCTGGGAAATTACCAGAAAATATTACTGAATATGTGGATAGTTTAGAGAACCCTTCCACGGACAAACTCAACCTTTTATCAGATGCGGCATTAAGAGGGCCTAAG GTTCTGGGTGATGTTGTAGAAAGTATTGCGGGTGCAATTCTTATAGATAGAAAACTTGATTTGGAGGTAGTTTGGGGTATTTTCAAACCTCTTCTTTCCCCTATTGTTACACCTGAGAAGCTGGAGTTACCTCCCTTCAGAGAGCTTCTCGAATGGTGCAACAAAAGTGGGTACTTTCTAGGAATTAAGTGTACAGATGGAATTAAGCGTACAGATGGAGACAAAATAGAGGCTACTCTGAATGTGCAACTCAAGGAGACGCTCCTTGTCAGGCAAGGTTGTGGCAAGAGCAAAAAGGATGCTAAAGCACATGCAGCTTCCATGTTACTCAAGGACCTTGAG GAGGAAGGGCTTCTAGTACCAAAGAATGCAAGCAACACGCAACAGTTCCAGCATCATCGTAACATTTTTGATGCAATGGATATACAACTTTCAACACCAACCAGGGGAAAGGGATCAGCTGGATCAAAGATAGCTGCCAGTCTTGATAAACCAG TGGACTGGGCGGTGAGAATGAGTAAAGGAGGACCCCGTGCAGGACTGTATGAGTTCTGCAAAAAGTTGCAATGGCCAGCTCCTAATTTCGATTGTGCGAAGGTAGAACAAAG CACGCCTACGCCTCAAGGTCAAGGGTTCACCTTCGCGTCAACCATAAAACTGCACATACCGAATAGTGACGTGATCAGCCTCACAGGGGATTGTTTTGCGGATAAGAAGAGCGCGATGGATTCCGCCGCACTGCTCATGCTCTATGAGCTTCAGCGGCGAGGGAGATTGCAAGTCCAGGAGGTTCATGTTTCGTGA
- the LOC123071888 gene encoding endoribonuclease Dicer homolog 3a isoform X1, producing the protein MAEAEPESAPGRGGGGAGEDAMDATGPAPAEAAPATVPDVNMNPLKRPSESCAQGDEAESLKRQKTESQVFTPRRYQLDVFEVAKARNTIAMLDTGAGKTMIAVMLMKEFGEKIDKSNNNGKIIFLAPTVQLVTQQCEVIKTHTDFEVELYCGASGVDHWTPQRWKEKVSKSQVMVMIPDVLLSALGKAFLSLDMVSLMIFDECHRATGKHPYSRIMKDYYHQSDHKPKVFGMTASPVIRKGVSSNLDCEVQFTELEKLLNAKIYAVADRAEIELCAPSAKEVDRYYDPKTVCFKDLSEELGFLHSEYDALITTLQNKPNYQNKESDEIAKESRRRLSNSSAKILYCIDDIGLLCASEATKIYIERGQRKGWLKKASDATNIQSVANSSFLLAEISALHLKFFEDMSRIIDKHLQQGSNVLLNSESGCVEAIKTGYISPKLYELIQIFRSFSSNCDHVRCLIFVDRKITARAMERTMKKIGHLSHFTFSSLTGGSSSVDALTPKMQKDTLDSFRSGKVNLLFTTDVAEEGIDVTDCSCVIRYDLPKTTRSYMQSRGRARQKDSQYMLMIERENVKQNNLISAILRSEKSMVETALNRDSEDLLPGFFPVEEKNEYLVGTTGAKVTAGSSVSVIAQYCDKLPGDKYDTTKPLFEFTNHGDGFVCTLTLPSSDMLPPLVGPKARSKKKAKQLVCLDACKQLHQLGVLTDSLCLSVEEPPLESVNKTDVLTSLAGVGTTKRKELHGTTRVCGLSGTWASERTAVKLQGYRMKFLCDQVGQKYSDFVLLIDKTIAHEAANLDIDLFLHDKMVKASVSPCGLFELDVQQIEQAKLFQALLFNGLFGKLFTGSKSSDVPWEFILNKDDTFIWNNPNMYLILPMDPTVESHDISGINWRVIDEAATAVKLLRKIYSEEKMNIQGILDFDQNDEDLIHLANTSCETHFLRNVVVLAVHTGKIYTALHVADLSATSTFDGVSDEKGTEFHTFAEYFEKKYGIVLRHPSQPLLVLKPSHRPHNILSSKLRDEGNGEKKKGGTSDITKANNRVHMPPELLIPLNFSDDILRTFYLFPSLMHRIETLMLASQLKSEISYDDSNVSSFLILEAITTLRCSEDFSMERLELLGDSVLKYVVSCHLFLKFPNMDEGQLTSSRVDIICNAALYGFGIEHKIQGYIRDAAFDPRRWLAPGQLSIHPVPCNCLVNSEVVTEDINVKVGQLCDKGHRWMCSKTISDCVEAIIGAYYVEGGLRAAMAVLKWLGINVEVEEELIGQFLSASVQTYLPKNDVIEKVEAKLGYAFLMKGLLLEALTHPSLQESAEGYSYERLEFLGDAVLDILLTRHLFYSHKDTDEGELTDLRSASVNNENFAQLAVKHKLYQFLQHSSGKLPENITEYVDSLENPSTDKLNLLSDAALRGPKVLGDVVESIAGAILIDRKLDLEVVWGIFKPLLSPIVTPEKLELPPFRELLEWCNKSGYFLGIKCTDGIKRTDGDKIEATLNVQLKETLLVRQGCGKSKKDAKAHAASMLLKDLEEEGLLVPKNASNTQQFQHHRNIFDAMDIQLSTPTRGKGSAGSKIAASLDKPVDWAVRMSKGGPRAGLYEFCKKLQWPAPNFDCAKVEQSTPTPQGQGFTFASTIKLHIPNSDVISLTGDCFADKKSAMDSAALLMLYELQRRGRLQVQEVHVS; encoded by the exons ATGGCGGAGGCGGAACCGGAATCGGCGCCCGGACGCGGAGGGGGAGGGGCGGGCGAGGACGCGATGGACGCCACCGGCCCCGCGCCGGCGGAGGCCGCCCCCGCCACCGTCCCCGATG TTAACATGAACCCTCTCAAGAGGCCATCGGAGTCGTGTGCTCAAGGAGACGAAGCAGAGAGCCTGAAGCGGCAGAAGACAGAGTCTCAAGTTTTCACACCCAGAAG ATACCAGCTCGATGTCTTTGAGGTTGCCAAGGCGCGAAACACGATTGCAATGCTTGACACAGGAGCCGGGAAGACGATGATTGCCGTGATGCTCATGAAAGAGTTTGGGGAAAAGATCGACAAATCAAATAACAATGGGAAGATCATATTCCTTGCACCAACAGTTCAGCTCGTCACACAG CAATGCGAGGTGATTAAAACCCACACAGATTTTGAGGTCGAACTGTATTGCGGTGCCTCGGGGGTTGATCACTGGACGCCTCAGAGATGGAAAGAAAAAGTATCGAAATCTCAG GTCATGGTGATGATACCAGATGTGTTGCTAAGTGCTTTAGGCAAAGCTTTCTTGAGCTTGGACATGGTTAGTCTTATGATATTTGATGAGTGCCATCGTGCAACTGGCAAACACCCTTATTCGAGAATAATGAAG GACTACTATCACCAATCTGACCACAAGCCGAAGGTGTTTGGTATGACGGCCTCGCCTGTTATAAGAAAAG GTGTCTCTTCTAATCTGGATTGTGAAGTTCAGTTCACTGAACTGGAAAAGCTTCTAAATGCTAAG ATCTACGCTGTGGCTGATAGAGCAGAGATAGAGCTTTGCGCTCCTTCTGCAAAAGAAGTGGACAGATACTATGACCCAAAAACAGTTTGTTTCAAGGATTTGAGTGAAGAGTTGGGTTTTTTGCATTCTGAG TACGATGCGTTAATAACTACATTGCAGAATAAGCCTAACTACCAGAATAAAGAATCTGATGAAATAGCTAAAGAATCACGGAGGCGTCTATCCAATTCGTCAGCCAAAATCCTGTATTGCATCGATGATATTGGTCTTCTTTGTGCTAGTGAG GCCACCAAAATCTACATTGAAAGGGGTCAGAGAAAAGGTTGGCTGAAGAAAGCTTCTGATGCCACAAATATTCAAAGTGTTGCAAATAGCTCGTTCCTGCTTGCAGAAATTTCAGCACTTCATCTGAAGTTCTTTGAGGATATGTCACGTATAATTGACAAGCACCTCCAGCAAG GTAGCAATGTGCTTCTAAATTCTGAGAGTGGATGTGTGGAAGCAATTAAGACGGGTTATATTTCACCAAAGCTTTATGAACTCATCCAAATCTTCCGCTCTTTCAG CAGTAACTGTGATCATGTCCGATGCCTCATTTTTGTGGATCGAAAGATCACTGCTAGAGCCATGGAACGGACAATGAAGAAAATTGGACACCTCTCACATTTTACATTTTCTTCTCTTACTGGAGGGAGTTCTTCAGTGGATGCTCTGACCCCTAAAATGCAAAAGGACACACTGGATTCATTTCGCTCCGGAAAG GTGAACTTACTATTTACTACGGATGTCGCGGAAGAGGGTATTGATGTCACAGACTGCTCGTGTGTAATAAGATATGATTTGCCAAAGACTACCCGTAGTTATATGCAGTCACGTGGACGAGCACGCCAGAAGGACTCTCAGTACATGCTAATGATTGAAAG GGAAAATGTTAAACAAAATAATTTGATATCTGCCATTTTGAGAAGCGAGAAGTCAATGGTTGAGACTGCTTTGAACAGAGATTCCGAGGATCTACTCCCTGGTTTCTTCCCAGttgaagaaaaaaatgaatacCTTGTAGGCACAACCGGAGCAAAAGTAACTGCTGGTTCTAGCGTTAGTGTTATCGCCCAATACTGTGACAAGCTTCCGGGAGACAA GTACGACACCACAAAACCTTTGTTTGAGTTCACGAACCACGGTGATGGTTTTGTGTGTACGTTAACACTACCATCTAGTGACATGTTGCCACCTTTGGTGGGTCCAAAAGCAAGAAGCAAGAAGAAAGCAAAACAGCTTGTTTGTCTTGATGCATGTAAGCAGCTGCATCAGCTAGGAGTACTCACTGACTCTCTTTGTCTATCTGTTGAAGAGCCACCACTGGAATCTGTGAACAAAACTGACGTTCTCACATCTTTGGCTGGTGTAG GTACAACCAAACGAAAGGAGCTACATGGTACAACTAGAGTATGTGGGTTGTCTGGTACCTGGGCATCAGAGAGAACTGCTGTTAAGCTTCAAGGCTACAGAATGAAATTTCTTTGTGACCAAGTTGGTCAGAAATACTCCGATTTTGTTCTGTTAATTGATAAAACTATAGCACATGAAGCTGCTAATTTGGATATTGATCTGTTTCTACATGACAAGATGGTGAAAGCTTCAGTCTCTCCTTGTGGCCTCTTTGAGTTGGATGTTCAACAG ATAGAGCAAGCAAAGCTATTTCAAGCACTTCTGTTCAATGGTTTGTTTGGAAAGTTGTTCACTGGATCAAAATCATCCGACGTTCCGTGGGAGTTTATTCTCAATAAAGACGACACGTTTATCTGGAATAATCCAAATATGTATTTGATTTTACCTATGGATCCTACTGTGGAGTCCCATGATATTTCAGGCATCAACTGGAGAGTGATAGATGAAGCCGCTACAGCTGTTAAGCTTTTGAGGAAGATttattctgaagaaaaaatgaacatacagggaatacttgattTCGACCAAAATGACGAAGATCTAATTCATTTGGCCAACACTTCATGTGAGACTCATTTCCTTAGAAATGTGGTAGTGCTGGCAGTCCACACAGGAAAGATATATACTGCTCTTCATGTTGCCGATCTATCTGCCACTAGCACATTTGATGGTGTATCAGATGAGAAAGGAACAGAGTTCCACACCTTTGCAGAATACTTTGAGAAGAA GTATGGCATAGTTCTTCGTCATCCCTCACAGCCACTACTAGTGCTGAAACCCAGTCATAGGCCTCACAACATTCTTTCCTCGAAGCTCAGAGATGAAG GTAACggtgagaagaaaaagggtggcaCATCAGATATAACTAAGGCAAACAACCGTGTTCACATGCCCCCAGAGTTGCTGATTCCCCTTAATTTTTCTGATGACATTTTAAGAACATTTTATTTGTTCCCATCTTTGATGCATCGTATAGAGACATTAATGCTAGCCAGTCAACTAAAGAGTGAAATTTCATATGACGATTCTAATGTATCAAGCTTTCTG ATTCTAGAAGCTATTACAACTCTTCGATGCTCTGAAGACTTCTCAATGGAGCGTCTGGAATTATTGGGAGATTCTGTGTTGAAGTATGTCGTTAGTTGTCACCTTTTCCTAAAATTTCCTAACATGGATGAGGGGCAGTTAACATCCAGTAGGGTTGATATAATATGTAATGCTGCACTTTATGGGTTTGGAATTGAACACAAAATACAG GGTTATATACGTGATGCTGCATTTGATCCTCGTCGATGGCTTGCACCAGGACAGCTCTCCATTCATCCTGTTCCTTGTAATTGCCTAGTAAATTCTGAGGTTGTCACTGAGGATATTAATGTGAAAGTAGGCCAGCTGTGTGATAAGGGACACAGATGGATGTGTTCCAAAACAATTTCTGATTGCGTCGAAGCTATAATCGGTGCATATTATGTAGAAGGTGGCTTAAGAGCAGCTATGGCTGTTCTCAAATGGTTGGGAATTAATGTTGAAGTTGAGGAAGAATTGATTGGTCAGTTCTTGAGTGCATCTGTGCAGACTTATCTTCCAAAAAATGATGTAATTGAAAAGGTTGAAGCAAAACTAGGCTATGCATTTTTGATGAAAGGTCTTCTGCTAGAAGCTCTTACCCACCCATCACTGCAAGAATCAGCAGAAGGATATTCCTACGAG CGTCTGGAGTTCCTTGGTGATGCTGTCCTGGATATTCTCTTAACACGACATCTTTTCTATAGTCATAAAGACACCGATGAGGGGGAGCTGACAGATTTACGGTCTGCATCAGTAAacaatgaaaattttgcacaactCGCAGTGAAGCATAAGTTATATCAGTTTCTCCAGCATTCTTCTGGGAAATTACCAGAAAATATTACTGAATATGTGGATAGTTTAGAGAACCCTTCCACGGACAAACTCAACCTTTTATCAGATGCGGCATTAAGAGGGCCTAAG GTTCTGGGTGATGTTGTAGAAAGTATTGCGGGTGCAATTCTTATAGATAGAAAACTTGATTTGGAGGTAGTTTGGGGTATTTTCAAACCTCTTCTTTCCCCTATTGTTACACCTGAGAAGCTGGAGTTACCTCCCTTCAGAGAGCTTCTCGAATGGTGCAACAAAAGTGGGTACTTTCTAGGAATTAAGTGTACAGATGGAATTAAGCGTACAGATGGAGACAAAATAGAGGCTACTCTGAATGTGCAACTCAAGGAGACGCTCCTTGTCAGGCAAGGTTGTGGCAAGAGCAAAAAGGATGCTAAAGCACATGCAGCTTCCATGTTACTCAAGGACCTTGAG GAGGAAGGGCTTCTAGTACCAAAGAATGCAAGCAACACGCAACAGTTCCAGCATCATCGTAACATTTTTGATGCAATGGATATACAACTTTCAACACCAACCAGGGGAAAGGGATCAGCTGGATCAAAGATAGCTGCCAGTCTTGATAAACCAG TGGACTGGGCGGTGAGAATGAGTAAAGGAGGACCCCGTGCAGGACTGTATGAGTTCTGCAAAAAGTTGCAATGGCCAGCTCCTAATTTCGATTGTGCGAAGGTAGAACAAAG CACGCCTACGCCTCAAGGTCAAGGGTTCACCTTCGCGTCAACCATAAAACTGCACATACCGAATAGTGACGTGATCAGCCTCACAGGGGATTGTTTTGCGGATAAGAAGAGCGCGATGGATTCCGCCGCACTGCTCATGCTCTATGAGCTTCAGCGGCGAGGGAGATTGCAAGTCCAGGAGGTTCATGTTTCGTGA